One Campylobacter concisus DNA segment encodes these proteins:
- a CDS encoding ComEC/Rec2 family competence protein, which produces MPKSRRVFYFLLLCLFIFCINLSIKFHEYSAFMELGEQDITGKVSVNFTKEKNGKKRQIIRIDTSNFSFYTTASKKDEIALYDIVVLSVQPIDVSFKNYLSGTFYMPSYDRAVIKRDESLRQRAINFISSQHENAKISQLFSALFLGTNVFGELRDDVSNWGVAHLIAISGYHLGVISAVCFFLLKLIFKPIYTRYMPYRSYIFDISIAVFLVLCFYFYMISFIASFLRAFLMSVAGFYMICKKIKILNFYTLFGVILFSVALFPQLLFNVGFYFSCLGVFYIFVYLLYFAPKFSLLANSLLLNLYVFFAMEVAVLYFFPFISLLQLSVLALNYIFSIFYPLSFLLHLFGYGGIFDEILSKMLAFRLSSGNLHISTFVFLLYNAITLLCVKFKPAALLPPLFGVASFLIFLLNFS; this is translated from the coding sequence TTGCCAAAAAGCAGGCGTGTATTTTATTTTCTCCTGCTTTGCCTATTTATTTTTTGTATAAATTTATCTATCAAATTTCATGAATACAGCGCATTTATGGAGCTTGGCGAGCAAGATATCACAGGCAAAGTAAGCGTAAATTTCACCAAAGAGAAAAACGGCAAAAAGCGTCAAATCATTAGGATTGACACCTCAAATTTTAGCTTTTACACAACCGCTTCTAAAAAAGATGAGATCGCACTTTATGACATCGTGGTGCTTAGCGTTCAGCCAATAGACGTTAGTTTCAAAAACTATCTTTCTGGCACATTTTATATGCCTAGCTACGATAGAGCCGTTATCAAAAGAGATGAGAGCCTAAGGCAAAGAGCTATAAATTTCATCTCAAGCCAGCACGAAAACGCTAAAATTTCGCAGCTTTTCTCAGCGCTCTTTCTTGGCACAAACGTCTTTGGCGAGCTAAGAGATGACGTCTCAAACTGGGGCGTGGCGCACCTCATCGCCATTAGTGGCTATCACCTTGGCGTTATAAGCGCGGTTTGCTTTTTTCTTTTAAAGCTCATTTTTAAGCCCATCTACACAAGATATATGCCATATCGCTCATATATCTTTGACATCTCTATCGCCGTATTTTTGGTGCTTTGTTTCTATTTTTATATGATCAGCTTTATAGCAAGCTTTTTGCGGGCATTTTTGATGAGCGTGGCTGGCTTTTACATGATCTGTAAAAAGATAAAGATCTTAAATTTCTATACACTTTTTGGCGTTATCTTATTTAGCGTCGCCCTATTTCCACAGCTTCTTTTTAATGTTGGCTTTTATTTTTCATGCCTTGGCGTCTTTTATATCTTCGTCTATCTTTTGTATTTTGCGCCCAAATTTAGCCTGCTCGCGAACTCGCTACTTTTAAATTTATATGTCTTTTTTGCAATGGAGGTTGCGGTGCTTTACTTTTTCCCGTTCATTAGCCTCTTGCAGCTTAGCGTGCTAGCTTTAAACTACATATTTAGCATATTTTATCCGCTAAGCTTTTTACTTCACCTCTTTGGATATGGCGGCATTTTTGATGAAATTTTAAGCAAAATGCTAGCTTTTAGACTAAGCTCAGGCAATCTTCACATAAGCACATTTGTCTTTTTACTTTATAACGCCATCACGCTTTTATGCGTTAAATTTAAGCCAGCAGCACTTTTGCCACCACTCTTTGGCGTGGCATCGTTTTTGATTTTTTTGCTAAATTTTTCGTAG
- the ispG gene encoding flavodoxin-dependent (E)-4-hydroxy-3-methylbut-2-enyl-diphosphate synthase: protein MQRYPTKQIKIRDVLIGGDAPISVQSMTFSKTKDIKGTLEQIQRLYFAGCDIVRCAVFDKEDASALKQIVASSPIPVVADIHFNHTYALIVSEFVDAIRINPGNIGSTKNIKAVVDACKQRNLPIRIGVNSGSLEKQFEDRYGRTVEAMVESALYNIKLLEDFDFTDIKISLKSSDVERTMQAYRALRPKTNYPFHLGVTEAGTAFHATIKSAIALGGLLLEGIGDTMRVSITGELEEEIKVAKAILKDSGRQKEGLNIISCPTCGRLQADLMAAVKLVEEKTKGIKEPLNVSVMGCVVNAIGEAKGADVAIAFGKGNGMIMRHGEVVARLPESELVDRFLQEIDDEIKSRG, encoded by the coding sequence TTGCAACGATACCCGACAAAACAGATAAAAATTCGCGATGTTTTAATAGGCGGTGACGCACCGATCTCCGTGCAGTCGATGACATTTTCAAAGACAAAGGACATAAAAGGCACGCTAGAGCAGATACAAAGGCTATATTTTGCAGGCTGTGACATCGTGCGCTGCGCAGTTTTTGACAAAGAGGACGCCAGCGCGCTAAAGCAGATCGTCGCAAGCTCACCCATCCCAGTCGTTGCAGACATTCATTTTAACCACACCTATGCGCTCATCGTTAGCGAATTTGTCGATGCTATCCGCATAAACCCCGGCAACATCGGCTCAACTAAAAACATAAAAGCAGTCGTTGATGCCTGCAAGCAGCGAAACTTACCCATCCGCATAGGCGTAAATTCTGGCTCGCTTGAAAAGCAGTTTGAAGACCGCTACGGCCGCACGGTGGAGGCTATGGTGGAGAGTGCATTATACAACATCAAGCTTCTTGAGGATTTTGACTTTACGGACATTAAAATTTCGCTCAAATCAAGCGACGTCGAGCGCACTATGCAAGCATATAGAGCGCTTCGTCCAAAGACAAACTACCCATTTCATCTAGGCGTAACGGAGGCTGGCACGGCGTTTCACGCTACCATAAAATCAGCCATCGCACTTGGAGGGTTACTACTTGAGGGCATCGGCGATACGATGAGAGTTAGCATCACAGGCGAGCTTGAAGAGGAGATCAAAGTCGCAAAGGCGATCTTAAAAGATAGTGGCCGCCAAAAAGAGGGGCTAAACATCATCTCATGCCCAACTTGTGGGCGTTTGCAAGCTGATCTCATGGCAGCAGTAAAGCTCGTAGAAGAAAAGACAAAAGGGATAAAAGAGCCGCTAAACGTCTCAGTGATGGGCTGCGTGGTAAATGCGATCGGCGAGGCAAAAGGCGCAGACGTAGCCATAGCATTTGGCAAGGGAAATGGCATGATCATGCGCCACGGCGAAGTGGTCGCAAGGCTGCCTGAGAGCGAGCTTGTGGATAGATTTTTACAAGAGATCGACGACGAGATAAAAAGCAGAGGATAA
- a CDS encoding primosomal protein N' — MRYYEVVFSGVNLAALTYKSELDIAPFRAVTAKLRGKSLVGFILREVDEPSFKTTLIDEILPIKLNDIQVTLAKFIAYYYTCELGVAINLFEPQSLIDDEIYSGATDFKAPNLSQKQLEALNFINERKSSLIFGDTGSGKSEIYIAKIREILKAGGQALFLMPEISLTPQMQKRLESFFGEAVAVWHSKITPKKKEQILKEIKSGKARLIAGARSALFLPLERLKLIIIDEEHDDSYKNTGSKPHYNARDLALYLTSKFDLQVVLGSATPSLTSFYKQEHFRLKGTYFASQKSYIFDESETGISEILKEQIAKTLENKKQAVICLPTRANFKYLVCKNCGETVKCPFCSIGMSYYKKQNVLKCQYCEHKMAVPKTCHQCGSEMIEAKKIGTSELLERLQAEFANARIAKFDRDEITTQNKLVKALKEFNDGKIDILLGTQMLSKGHDYHNVELAVIMGFDELLNFPDFRARERTLALAMQVAGRAGRNGAGRVIIQSKQREFFESYISDYDAFLKEEIGYREGLYPPFTRLLRVVVSHKDESMAKGTMNEFAQRLESLKGDELEIVGYGKCQIEYLGGKFRYEILLRSNSHAMLLKAANLCKSELSDIDIDPVNFS, encoded by the coding sequence ATGAGATACTACGAGGTCGTATTTAGCGGGGTAAATTTAGCTGCGCTCACATATAAAAGCGAGCTAGATATTGCGCCATTTCGCGCCGTCACTGCAAAACTTAGAGGCAAAAGCCTAGTTGGCTTTATCCTGCGCGAAGTGGATGAGCCAAGCTTTAAAACAACTCTCATTGATGAAATTTTACCCATTAAGCTAAACGACATCCAAGTAACTTTAGCCAAATTTATCGCCTACTACTACACCTGCGAGCTTGGCGTTGCTATAAATTTATTTGAGCCACAAAGCCTTATAGATGATGAAATTTATAGTGGCGCAACCGACTTTAAAGCGCCAAATTTAAGTCAAAAGCAGCTTGAAGCGCTAAATTTTATAAACGAACGAAAAAGCTCGCTCATCTTTGGCGACACGGGAAGTGGCAAAAGCGAAATTTATATAGCAAAGATTAGAGAAATTTTAAAGGCAGGCGGCCAAGCGCTATTTTTGATGCCTGAAATTTCACTAACACCGCAGATGCAAAAGCGCCTAGAGAGCTTCTTTGGCGAGGCTGTGGCTGTGTGGCACTCAAAGATCACGCCAAAGAAAAAAGAGCAAATTTTAAAGGAGATTAAAAGTGGCAAAGCAAGGCTAATAGCAGGAGCTAGGTCTGCCCTATTTTTGCCACTTGAGCGGCTAAAACTCATCATCATCGACGAAGAGCACGACGATAGCTACAAAAACACAGGCTCAAAGCCCCACTACAACGCAAGAGACCTAGCGCTTTATCTAACTAGCAAATTTGACCTACAAGTGGTACTTGGAAGCGCCACGCCAAGCCTTACTAGCTTTTACAAGCAGGAGCATTTTCGCCTAAAGGGGACATATTTTGCGTCGCAAAAGAGCTATATATTTGACGAGAGCGAGACTGGCATAAGCGAAATTTTAAAAGAGCAGATCGCAAAGACGCTTGAAAACAAAAAACAAGCCGTCATCTGCCTGCCAACAAGGGCAAATTTCAAATATCTTGTCTGCAAAAACTGCGGCGAGACGGTAAAGTGTCCGTTTTGTAGCATCGGCATGAGCTACTATAAAAAACAAAACGTGCTAAAGTGCCAATACTGCGAGCACAAAATGGCCGTGCCAAAGACCTGCCATCAGTGCGGCAGCGAGATGATAGAGGCTAAAAAGATCGGCACGAGCGAGCTTCTTGAGAGGCTGCAAGCCGAGTTTGCAAACGCTAGGATCGCTAAATTTGACAGGGATGAGATCACGACGCAAAATAAGCTCGTAAAGGCCTTGAAAGAATTTAACGATGGCAAGATAGACATCCTGCTTGGCACGCAGATGTTAAGCAAGGGGCATGATTATCACAACGTCGAGCTAGCCGTCATCATGGGCTTTGACGAGCTTTTAAATTTTCCTGATTTTAGAGCTAGAGAGCGGACACTCGCCCTTGCCATGCAAGTAGCTGGAAGAGCTGGTAGAAACGGAGCTGGCAGGGTCATCATCCAAAGCAAACAAAGGGAGTTTTTTGAAAGTTATATCAGCGACTACGACGCGTTTTTAAAGGAGGAGATCGGCTACCGAGAGGGACTGTATCCGCCATTTACTAGGCTGCTTCGCGTGGTCGTTTCGCACAAAGATGAGAGCATGGCAAAGGGTACAATGAACGAATTTGCGCAAAGGCTAGAGTCACTAAAAGGCGATGAACTAGAGATCGTGGGATATGGCAAATGCCAGATCGAATATCTTGGCGGCAAATTTAGATATGAAATTCTGCTTCGCTCAAACTCACACGCCATGCTTTTAAAAGCGGCAAACCTCTGCAAAAGCGAACTTAGCGACATCGATATAGATCCAGTGAATTTTAGTTAG
- a CDS encoding replicative DNA helicase: protein MAKERLNEIEFSNLYDLDMERAILSSIIANNDALGEIFDTIKTGDFYLKAHAQIYKAMVDCLNGDVPIASTFIKNKLGENYDDNVMASILATNSIIDIQRYANELKEKSIKRSLVKIAHDIPSKVNEDKASRDMVDELSQEFYSLVDGSGTGSIRDSEDIIKSLIVHMQKQAALNERDIIGLNTGFKKLNEMIKGFKNGDLIIIAARPGMGKTTLCLNFMGHVLKSGAGVVFFSLEMPAEQIMMRMLADKTSIPLQEIMTASLDDEKLAHFSHACSEFSHAKLFVHDSGYVNIHQVRTQLRKLKSAHPEISLCVIDYIGLMMSTNNFADRHIQIAEISRGLKLLARELDMPIIALSQLNRGLEARANKRPMLSDLRESGAIEQDADIILFVYRHEVYLEQEENEKKSKAAAEGKPYQSEHVFNKLQENAEIIVGKNRNGEVGSIDVLFQKQYSRFCDIATTPVQSTEFKE, encoded by the coding sequence GTGGCAAAAGAGAGACTTAACGAGATAGAATTTAGCAACCTTTACGACCTTGATATGGAGCGAGCCATACTAAGCTCGATCATCGCAAATAACGACGCTTTGGGCGAAATTTTTGACACGATAAAGACTGGGGACTTTTACCTAAAAGCTCACGCTCAAATTTACAAAGCGATGGTTGATTGTCTAAACGGTGACGTGCCTATCGCATCGACATTTATCAAAAATAAGCTTGGCGAAAACTACGATGACAACGTCATGGCGAGCATTTTAGCCACAAACTCGATCATCGACATCCAAAGATATGCAAACGAGCTAAAAGAAAAGTCGATAAAACGAAGCCTAGTTAAGATCGCCCACGACATCCCAAGCAAGGTAAATGAAGACAAAGCTAGCCGCGATATGGTCGATGAGCTAAGTCAGGAGTTTTACTCGCTAGTCGATGGCAGCGGCACTGGCAGTATCAGAGATAGCGAAGATATCATAAAAAGCTTGATCGTGCATATGCAAAAGCAAGCTGCCCTAAACGAGCGCGATATCATCGGACTAAACACCGGCTTTAAAAAGCTAAATGAGATGATAAAAGGCTTTAAAAATGGCGACCTCATCATCATCGCAGCGCGCCCTGGCATGGGTAAAACGACGCTTTGTCTAAATTTCATGGGGCACGTTTTAAAAAGTGGCGCAGGCGTCGTCTTTTTCTCACTTGAGATGCCAGCAGAGCAGATCATGATGAGGATGCTAGCTGACAAGACCTCGATCCCACTTCAAGAGATAATGACAGCGAGCCTTGACGATGAGAAGCTTGCTCACTTTAGCCACGCATGCAGCGAATTTTCGCACGCCAAGCTCTTTGTGCATGATAGTGGCTACGTAAATATCCACCAAGTAAGGACACAGCTTCGCAAGCTAAAGTCAGCTCATCCTGAAATTTCACTCTGTGTCATCGACTACATCGGCCTTATGATGAGCACAAATAACTTCGCCGACCGCCACATACAAATAGCTGAAATTTCTCGTGGCTTAAAGCTTCTAGCGCGCGAGCTAGATATGCCTATCATCGCACTTTCGCAGCTAAACCGCGGCCTTGAAGCACGTGCGAACAAGCGACCTATGCTAAGCGATCTAAGAGAGTCAGGCGCGATCGAGCAAGACGCCGACATCATCCTTTTTGTCTATAGGCACGAGGTCTATCTGGAGCAAGAGGAGAACGAGAAAAAGAGCAAGGCAGCAGCCGAGGGCAAACCTTATCAAAGCGAGCATGTTTTTAACAAGCTTCAAGAAAACGCAGAGATCATCGTTGGCAAAAACAGAAACGGCGAAGTGGGATCTATCGACGTGCTCTTTCAAAAGCAATACTCGCGCTTTTGCGATATCGCCACCACACCAGTGCAATCAACTGAATTTAAAGAGTAA